Proteins from a single region of Chloroflexota bacterium:
- a CDS encoding sugar kinase: MERTVILSMGEALAEFVQIGEHAPLTEEGAYRGPFASGAPLIFATAVARLGGLSSFLGTVGDDAFGEAIMDFLAKEDVGRDCMAATKTLPTAVSFVVNHPDGTRSFFFHMRNGAAGLPPPLPSSDFLKQVAWVHINGSCLAMNDAWWKYCILVARLVRESGGRVSLDPNIRAELADPVEIRALVGPIVDVASIVFPSGEEARLITGASSTEAACATLRKAPHNEAVVLKQGAAGCSVFSNGNTFSVPSFPVEEVDATGAGDTFDAAFLWALQQGAPLELAALWANAAGALSVTVTGPIDGAPRRQRVAEFLRSRGNESEAINRLLTA, encoded by the coding sequence ATGGAACGGACCGTAATTCTAAGCATGGGCGAGGCGCTCGCCGAGTTTGTCCAGATAGGCGAACATGCGCCTCTGACGGAGGAAGGCGCCTATCGCGGGCCATTTGCGAGTGGCGCGCCACTCATATTCGCTACGGCGGTTGCCCGCTTGGGCGGGCTGAGTTCATTCCTGGGTACGGTTGGCGACGATGCCTTCGGCGAGGCGATCATGGATTTCCTGGCCAAAGAAGATGTGGGCCGCGATTGCATGGCCGCGACCAAGACATTACCGACCGCTGTTTCTTTTGTGGTCAATCACCCCGACGGGACGCGGTCGTTCTTCTTTCACATGCGAAACGGCGCGGCAGGCTTGCCGCCGCCGTTGCCGAGTTCAGATTTCCTGAAGCAGGTTGCTTGGGTGCACATCAACGGTTCATGTCTGGCAATGAATGACGCCTGGTGGAAGTACTGCATCTTGGTGGCGCGATTAGTCAGGGAGTCCGGTGGACGTGTGAGTCTAGACCCAAATATACGTGCGGAACTCGCTGACCCGGTAGAGATTCGCGCGCTGGTCGGCCCTATCGTGGACGTGGCAAGCATCGTCTTCCCGAGCGGCGAGGAGGCCCGGTTGATCACAGGCGCGAGTTCCACGGAAGCCGCGTGCGCTACGTTGCGCAAGGCTCCCCACAATGAGGCCGTGGTGCTCAAGCAAGGTGCAGCCGGTTGCTCAGTATTCAGTAATGGGAATACTTTCTCGGTACCTTCATTTCCGGTTGAGGAAGTTGACGCGACGGGAGCCGGCGATACCTTCGATGCCGCGTTTCTCTGGGCGTTGCAACAGGGCGCGCCGTTAGAGTTGGCTGCGCTTTGGGCAAATGCGGCGGGAGCCTTGTCTGTAACCGTGACCGGACCGATAGACGGCGCACCGCGGCGGCAGCGTGTAGCTGAGTTCCTACGCTCGCGGGGCAATGAGTCAGAAGCCATCAATCGGCTGCTGACCGCTTAG
- a CDS encoding Gfo/Idh/MocA family oxidoreductase produces MDSLTLHPEQYSPGPPTGVDLAQYGVGIVGCGGIANGAHLPAYQKAGYHVVACCDVDEEAARHTAERWNIPFWTTDIHALLERDDVRVIDMALHPPARKETLLAIAQAPRPVLTQKPLHMEYALAEELIAIAEDAGILLAVNQQARWAPEHKAIRVLMDQGVVGQVYSIQHLRRSFQDQPDMWWTTLANFNIGDHGVHYLDLCRYFAASPMAGGREWTRLHCTTAMLPDQNGPDPLIFSANVEFGEVGGRVGVMASLQFNNIVRASGAHGYNWWIDGTEGSVWGTSKEVSAVRADDPRNVQTFQIEGSWFNDAFQGPLGDLITAAALGREPAVTPRDNLNTIAMTTAAIRSSKSGRVVERAEVVV; encoded by the coding sequence TTGGATAGCCTAACTTTGCATCCAGAGCAATACAGTCCTGGACCGCCGACCGGCGTCGACTTGGCGCAGTACGGTGTTGGGATTGTGGGGTGCGGCGGCATCGCCAACGGCGCTCATTTGCCCGCCTATCAGAAGGCCGGATACCATGTCGTGGCTTGCTGTGACGTGGATGAAGAGGCGGCGCGGCATACGGCGGAACGCTGGAATATCCCGTTTTGGACGACGGACATTCATGCGCTCTTGGAACGTGACGATGTGCGCGTTATCGATATGGCGCTGCATCCGCCCGCCCGCAAGGAGACGCTCCTGGCGATTGCGCAAGCTCCCCGGCCGGTACTCACGCAGAAACCGCTGCACATGGAATATGCCTTGGCGGAAGAACTCATCGCCATCGCGGAGGATGCGGGCATACTCCTGGCTGTGAACCAGCAGGCGCGTTGGGCGCCGGAACACAAAGCAATACGAGTCCTCATGGACCAAGGGGTTGTTGGGCAGGTCTATAGCATTCAGCACCTCCGGCGCTCGTTTCAAGACCAACCGGACATGTGGTGGACCACGCTGGCAAATTTCAATATTGGCGATCATGGAGTCCATTACTTGGATCTCTGCCGCTATTTTGCCGCTTCGCCGATGGCAGGAGGACGCGAGTGGACGCGATTGCACTGTACTACGGCTATGTTGCCGGACCAGAATGGCCCGGATCCTCTCATATTTTCCGCCAACGTGGAGTTTGGTGAAGTGGGAGGACGGGTTGGAGTCATGGCAAGCCTGCAATTCAACAACATCGTGCGTGCTTCGGGCGCGCACGGCTACAACTGGTGGATTGACGGCACGGAAGGAAGCGTGTGGGGTACGAGTAAGGAAGTCTCGGCGGTCCGTGCAGATGACCCTCGCAATGTACAAACGTTCCAGATCGAGGGGTCGTGGTTCAACGATGCGTTCCAGGGTCCTCTTGGTGACCTGATCACAGCAGCCGCCCTTGGACGCGAGCCTGCGGTGACACCGCGGGACAACCTCAACACCATTGCCATGACCACGGCGGCAATTCGATCCAGTAAGAGCGGTCGTGTGGTTGAGAGAGCAGAGGTCGTGGTCTAG
- a CDS encoding flavin reductase family protein, protein MPIDSETFRAVLRQMAQPVAVVSVRDASGLHGMTASAFTSIALEPPLILISVGESNATCGRVEAAGAFAISVLGADQSSIGEHFARPGLQKSSAFSQIPHHFAATGSPILDDCICWLDCSVYATHRAGSGVLFIGKVEAAGLGTQELPLLYRNRKYEPLSPLVKDVSEPA, encoded by the coding sequence ATGCCGATTGATTCTGAGACGTTTCGTGCCGTATTGCGCCAGATGGCGCAACCCGTGGCGGTAGTTTCGGTGCGGGATGCAAGCGGCTTGCACGGCATGACGGCGAGCGCGTTCACTTCGATTGCACTGGAACCGCCGCTTATCCTCATCAGTGTTGGCGAGAGCAATGCTACGTGTGGCAGGGTTGAGGCTGCTGGCGCATTTGCAATAAGTGTGCTTGGCGCGGATCAGAGTTCGATAGGAGAGCACTTTGCTCGCCCCGGACTGCAGAAGAGTTCGGCGTTTTCGCAGATCCCCCATCACTTTGCGGCCACGGGATCTCCGATTCTTGATGACTGCATTTGCTGGCTCGACTGCTCTGTCTACGCCACGCACAGAGCAGGGAGCGGGGTACTCTTTATCGGTAAAGTCGAGGCGGCCGGTCTGGGAACTCAGGAATTGCCGCTCCTCTACCGTAATCGCAAATACGAGCCCCTCAGTCCTCTTGTTAAAGACGTTTCTGAGCCTGCTTGA
- a CDS encoding DNA-3-methyladenine glycosylase: MTENNRLPASTRAKVARQFWQGPVLEKAQSALGMVLVRQDKGNAMRGRIVEVEAYGGSDDPASHAYRRRTPRNASMFGPGGVAYVYFVYGMHFCFNIVTGRENEAAAILVRALEPLENLHGRTDGPARLCAALNIDRRLNGIALDGDTLWLEPGDSPLPAHQIACTPRIGINPASLGAERPWRFFVRDNPNVSKPLRR; encoded by the coding sequence GTGACAGAGAACAATCGTCTTCCTGCCAGCACTCGTGCCAAAGTAGCCCGTCAATTCTGGCAAGGACCTGTGTTGGAGAAAGCGCAAAGTGCCTTGGGAATGGTGCTTGTGCGGCAAGACAAAGGCAATGCAATGCGCGGCAGAATAGTGGAAGTAGAGGCCTACGGCGGCAGCGATGATCCCGCCAGCCACGCCTATCGCCGCAGAACGCCTCGCAATGCGTCTATGTTCGGTCCCGGAGGCGTTGCATACGTTTACTTCGTCTACGGCATGCACTTCTGTTTCAACATCGTAACAGGAAGAGAGAACGAGGCCGCAGCTATACTCGTGCGCGCCTTAGAGCCGCTTGAAAACCTACACGGCCGCACCGATGGCCCGGCACGCCTTTGCGCTGCTCTAAATATCGATCGGCGGCTCAACGGCATTGCGTTAGACGGCGATACCCTCTGGCTGGAACCGGGCGACTCGCCATTGCCAGCGCATCAGATCGCATGTACCCCGCGCATCGGCATAAATCCGGCTTCGCTTGGCGCTGAACGGCCGTGGCGATTCTTCGTCAGGGACAACCCAAACGTATCAAAGCCACTCCGCCGTTAA
- a CDS encoding response regulator, giving the protein MPDDLDRRKVVILEDDPELIEQIQRRLQDYGYFSILVRRTRDIIKFLKAEKPQTMIMDVALPDVDGIALLQEIKADWEAKKTHVIVMSNYSTRVNYKVRDDVADIFQKPFDVESLLESVHRVAAMDNK; this is encoded by the coding sequence ATGCCAGATGACCTCGATAGAAGGAAAGTAGTAATCCTGGAAGACGATCCTGAATTGATCGAACAAATTCAGCGCCGACTCCAGGACTACGGGTACTTCTCAATTCTCGTGCGACGGACGCGGGACATCATAAAGTTTCTCAAGGCAGAGAAACCGCAGACCATGATTATGGATGTCGCTCTTCCAGATGTGGACGGCATCGCGCTGCTACAGGAAATCAAGGCGGACTGGGAAGCCAAGAAGACGCATGTCATTGTGATGTCGAACTACTCGACGCGGGTCAACTATAAGGTCCGCGATGATGTAGCAGACATCTTTCAGAAGCCCTTTGACGTTGAGTCGCTCTTGGAATCCGTGCACCGTGTAGCCGCTATGGATAACAAGTAG
- the obgE gene encoding GTPase ObgE gives MFYDEARIFVKGGKGGDGMAHFHREKFQPRGGPDGGDGGRGGSVYLSVDPSLNSLLFLHRTRRFVAEAGRAGGTNRKQGAAGKDIQAWVPPGTVVTEEVSGQVIADLRNVDDRVLAARGGRGGLGNVHFATSTRQAPQFAQKGEPPEERWLNLELQLIADVGIVGQPNAGKSSLLSRISAARPKVAAYPFTTLQPELGVVQRGNATLVFADIPGLIDGAHSGAGLGHTFLRHIRRTRMLLHVVDCASLEDLDPVAAFRQINDELFQFDPTLLERPQVVALNKLDVTEARSRFDAAKAAIASLGHTVVGISAVSGQGIDELLGSVFHTYSETPAAKLEAPSIAVTEIAVPVSDDFAIARREDALVVTGKAAERLAAMSDLSTLDGVLYFQQRLDRMGITAALEKAGARAGTMVVIGTVELEWQAEP, from the coding sequence ATGTTCTATGATGAAGCTCGCATTTTCGTAAAGGGTGGCAAGGGCGGCGACGGCATGGCCCACTTCCACCGCGAGAAGTTTCAACCGCGCGGCGGGCCGGATGGCGGCGACGGTGGGCGCGGCGGCAGCGTCTACCTCTCCGTCGACCCTAGTCTGAACAGCCTGCTCTTCCTCCATCGCACTCGTCGCTTTGTTGCTGAGGCGGGCCGGGCCGGCGGCACTAACCGGAAGCAGGGCGCTGCGGGCAAAGACATTCAAGCATGGGTTCCGCCCGGAACGGTCGTAACCGAGGAGGTTTCAGGTCAGGTCATTGCGGACTTGCGCAACGTCGATGACCGCGTTCTGGCGGCAAGGGGAGGTCGGGGCGGTCTGGGCAATGTGCACTTTGCGACGTCAACACGCCAAGCACCGCAATTCGCTCAAAAAGGAGAACCGCCCGAAGAGCGCTGGCTCAACTTGGAATTGCAGCTCATCGCCGATGTTGGCATTGTGGGACAGCCAAATGCCGGCAAATCATCGCTCCTCTCGCGGATAAGTGCCGCACGCCCCAAAGTTGCCGCATATCCATTCACCACGCTGCAACCTGAGCTTGGCGTCGTCCAACGGGGCAATGCGACGTTAGTGTTCGCCGACATCCCGGGCCTCATAGACGGGGCGCACAGCGGCGCCGGTCTGGGCCACACGTTTCTGCGCCACATTCGACGCACCCGCATGTTGCTGCACGTAGTGGACTGTGCTTCCTTGGAAGACCTGGACCCAGTGGCGGCCTTCCGGCAAATCAATGACGAGCTTTTCCAGTTCGATCCCACACTGCTGGAAAGGCCCCAAGTCGTCGCGCTAAACAAACTCGATGTCACGGAAGCGCGGTCACGCTTTGATGCCGCCAAAGCGGCGATTGCGTCTCTCGGTCACACGGTGGTTGGCATCTCGGCCGTGTCCGGCCAAGGGATCGATGAGTTGCTCGGCAGTGTTTTTCACACCTACAGTGAGACGCCTGCCGCCAAGTTGGAAGCCCCGTCAATTGCTGTAACCGAGATTGCAGTCCCGGTCTCTGACGATTTCGCCATTGCGCGTCGAGAAGATGCGCTTGTCGTAACCGGCAAGGCAGCGGAACGCCTCGCCGCGATGTCCGACCTCTCCACCCTCGATGGCGTGCTTTACTTTCAGCAACGGCTCGACCGCATGGGAATCACCGCAGCGTTGGAGAAGGCCGGCGCGCGGGCCGGCACTATGGTAGTCATCGGCACGGTTGAATTGGAGTGGCAGGCGGAGCCGTAG
- a CDS encoding Gfo/Idh/MocA family oxidoreductase produces MPTYRVGIVGCGARSTAHAAGWVANESATIAAVADPIQERRDDLGDKHGVSPEHRYPDFSDMLADAELDFISLSTKPELREPAIIAAVEANIRGILCEKPMALSLGEAHRIHSVCAENGIPLVINHQKRHLTEWQRLAAMCANGELGAIERIEASSFGNLASQGTHVLDMVLQFGGDVQPLWAIGQSVGWRDYAGAHAGPRFTLGQYRFPNDITAYVQMGDEAPQLLGREDSWMRLQLRVWGTEGRGQVDLPNGTRVWRKGETEPTSWPESWTDPENLAGAQAGLSQSVIQAAEDPSYDPPAGGIRPLYSFEMIEALCASTLAREVVSWPLPAWDHSPMQSLKPGGVHV; encoded by the coding sequence ATGCCGACTTACCGCGTTGGAATCGTTGGGTGCGGGGCGCGATCGACCGCGCATGCCGCAGGTTGGGTAGCGAACGAGAGCGCCACTATCGCGGCGGTTGCCGACCCCATTCAGGAGCGGCGTGATGACCTGGGAGACAAGCACGGTGTATCGCCGGAGCACCGTTATCCGGACTTTTCCGATATGCTGGCGGATGCCGAGCTTGACTTCATCTCACTGTCTACTAAGCCTGAGCTCAGAGAGCCGGCAATCATCGCGGCGGTTGAAGCTAACATCAGGGGCATCTTGTGCGAGAAGCCCATGGCGCTTAGCTTAGGTGAAGCGCACCGTATCCACAGCGTTTGCGCTGAGAACGGTATCCCATTGGTCATCAACCATCAGAAGCGCCACCTCACAGAGTGGCAGCGTCTCGCCGCCATGTGCGCGAATGGCGAACTCGGCGCCATTGAGCGCATCGAGGCATCGTCTTTCGGAAATCTAGCCAGCCAAGGTACGCACGTGCTGGATATGGTCCTGCAGTTTGGCGGCGACGTGCAACCACTGTGGGCCATTGGGCAGAGCGTCGGCTGGCGAGACTACGCGGGAGCGCACGCCGGACCCCGATTTACCTTGGGGCAGTATCGCTTCCCCAACGACATAACGGCCTATGTGCAAATGGGCGATGAAGCCCCGCAATTGTTGGGGCGCGAGGATTCGTGGATGCGCCTGCAACTCCGCGTATGGGGCACGGAAGGCCGCGGTCAGGTAGATCTTCCCAATGGCACCCGTGTCTGGCGGAAGGGAGAAACTGAACCAACCAGTTGGCCGGAGAGCTGGACCGACCCGGAGAATCTCGCCGGCGCCCAAGCAGGACTTTCGCAGTCAGTCATTCAGGCCGCTGAAGACCCCAGCTACGACCCGCCCGCAGGCGGCATCCGCCCGCTCTACAGTTTCGAGATGATTGAAGCGCTCTGCGCCTCAACGCTGGCAAGGGAGGTCGTATCGTGGCCGCTGCCGGCATGGGATCACTCGCCTATGCAGTCGCTGAAGCCGGGAGGCGTTCATGTTTGA
- a CDS encoding sulfatase-like hydrolase/transferase, whose product MAQPNIVLLLADQQKATSLGLYGNADVETPALEALAQRGVVFENYFTPHPFCLPARCILMTGRYAHAIGVRGNGYTLPHYEVTLAERLRDAGYQTGAIGHFHGGRSGGGRGFDFQHDIGKGVLSERSRLRRALVEQAPRRVQHMVAEVPAPPDEDLNGAMTKIGMNFVEACTSGRPFFLHIAYMDPHPPFFVPEPYYSMFDPAAISLPPVEGANADKPKAHKQTARDGGTWDASEDEVRKALAVYYGMVRHLDDQVARLVGFLESRGMLENTIIVYSSDHGDYAGEHRMFGKSCTLYDCLVRIPSIVAGPDHLVPQGERISEITDSTNLAPTVLDWTGVEAPESMHGRSFVPVWEGKEHLPNVAFAEVGAFPAAMVNDPERGNNIPYGPPASGRQTEISTMVRTPEWKLVYTPGREHNELYDLRKDPWELQNCFHDSTKAGVVATLKQQLLDWHLDHH is encoded by the coding sequence ATGGCACAACCCAATATTGTGCTGTTGCTTGCAGATCAGCAGAAGGCCACCAGTCTCGGACTCTATGGGAATGCCGATGTTGAAACACCTGCCCTTGAAGCGCTAGCGCAGCGCGGCGTGGTATTCGAAAACTACTTTACGCCGCATCCTTTCTGTTTGCCGGCGCGCTGTATCCTAATGACCGGGCGCTATGCCCATGCCATCGGAGTGCGCGGCAACGGCTATACCCTACCTCACTACGAGGTAACTCTGGCGGAGCGGCTGCGCGATGCAGGGTATCAGACCGGCGCGATAGGACACTTTCACGGCGGCCGCAGTGGCGGCGGCCGTGGCTTTGACTTTCAACACGACATTGGCAAGGGCGTGCTTTCGGAACGCAGTCGGTTGCGAAGGGCGCTAGTGGAGCAGGCGCCGAGACGAGTGCAACACATGGTCGCTGAAGTGCCGGCGCCTCCCGATGAAGACTTGAATGGCGCCATGACCAAAATCGGTATGAACTTTGTCGAGGCGTGCACGTCGGGTCGGCCATTCTTTTTGCATATTGCCTACATGGACCCCCATCCGCCATTCTTCGTGCCTGAGCCATACTATTCTATGTTTGATCCCGCAGCTATTTCACTGCCGCCGGTAGAGGGCGCCAACGCCGACAAGCCGAAAGCACACAAGCAGACCGCTCGTGACGGCGGCACGTGGGACGCGAGCGAAGATGAAGTACGCAAAGCTCTGGCGGTCTATTACGGTATGGTGAGACACCTCGACGACCAGGTGGCGCGCTTGGTTGGCTTCCTGGAGTCGCGAGGCATGCTGGAGAATACAATAATCGTCTATTCCTCCGATCACGGCGACTATGCCGGCGAGCACCGCATGTTTGGCAAGAGTTGCACCCTGTACGACTGCTTGGTACGCATTCCATCGATTGTCGCCGGACCGGATCATCTCGTGCCTCAAGGCGAACGCATATCGGAGATTACAGATTCAACCAATTTAGCGCCCACCGTCTTAGACTGGACCGGCGTCGAGGCTCCAGAGTCCATGCACGGACGCTCTTTCGTACCAGTCTGGGAAGGAAAGGAACACTTGCCGAATGTGGCATTCGCCGAGGTCGGCGCGTTTCCCGCCGCCATGGTAAACGACCCTGAGCGAGGGAATAACATCCCCTATGGGCCCCCGGCCAGCGGACGTCAGACCGAGATATCAACCATGGTGCGTACGCCTGAATGGAAGCTCGTGTACACACCGGGCCGTGAGCACAATGAACTGTATGACCTGCGCAAAGATCCTTGGGAATTGCAGAATTGCTTCCATGACTCCACGAAGGCTGGGGTGGTCGCGACACTGAAGCAACAACTCTTGGACTGGCATCTTGACCATCACTGA
- the infC gene encoding translation initiation factor IF-3, giving the protein MVKEARNNREIRAREVRVIDEDGEQVGILAIERALALAQEREVDLVEVSPNASPPVCRLMDYGKYKYRQTKEERHSRKNRAATTLKEVRFSPVMDRHDIDYRVDRIFKFLEEGHKVKAFVRFLRRQMAHPEHGHDVLRVVLERVEDAAVIERRPIMEGNQLTTYLSPKPQARRVRGIGTSSDNDAGQEQ; this is encoded by the coding sequence ATAGTCAAAGAGGCGCGCAATAATCGAGAAATTCGGGCACGCGAAGTTCGCGTAATCGATGAAGATGGTGAGCAAGTCGGCATTCTCGCGATAGAGCGAGCGCTTGCGTTAGCCCAAGAACGCGAGGTGGACTTGGTAGAGGTGTCCCCAAACGCTTCCCCACCAGTATGCAGACTCATGGACTATGGGAAGTACAAGTACCGTCAGACCAAGGAAGAGCGCCATTCGCGCAAGAATCGCGCCGCCACCACGTTGAAGGAAGTTCGATTCAGCCCAGTCATGGATCGACATGATATTGATTATCGGGTAGATCGAATTTTCAAGTTCCTGGAAGAGGGCCATAAGGTTAAGGCATTTGTTCGATTCCTACGTCGGCAAATGGCACATCCTGAGCATGGGCACGACGTGTTGCGCGTTGTGCTTGAGCGCGTTGAGGATGCCGCCGTCATAGAGAGAAGGCCCATCATGGAAGGGAACCAACTCACGACGTATCTGAGCCCAAAGCCTCAAGCCCGACGAGTCCGGGGAATTGGCACTTCATCAGATAATGATGCGGGTCAAGAACAGTAG
- the pdxS gene encoding pyridoxal 5'-phosphate synthase lyase subunit PdxS yields the protein MEKGTWLVKSGMAQMLKGGVIMDVVTPEQARIAEDAGAVAVMALERVPADIRAQGGVARMSDPELVTQIKEAVTIPVMAKCRIGHFVEAQVLEALGIDYIDESEVLTPADEEHHIDKDGFTIPFVCGARDLGEALRRIGEGAAMIRTKGEAGTGNVVEAVRHIRTVNGAIRRLQSMRPDELMAQAKELGAPHALVVEVAERGALPVVNFSAGGIATPADAALMMQLGCDGNFVGSGIFKSEDPPTRANAIVKATTHYEDSQIVAEVSRGLGEPMSGLDVRSMASEELLAVRGW from the coding sequence ATGGAAAAGGGTACGTGGCTTGTCAAGTCCGGCATGGCTCAAATGCTCAAGGGTGGCGTAATCATGGACGTTGTCACGCCTGAGCAGGCGAGAATTGCCGAAGACGCCGGTGCGGTAGCCGTAATGGCGTTGGAGCGAGTGCCAGCAGACATCCGCGCTCAAGGCGGCGTGGCGCGCATGTCTGATCCTGAGCTTGTCACGCAAATCAAGGAGGCCGTTACGATCCCTGTCATGGCCAAGTGCCGGATAGGTCACTTTGTCGAAGCACAGGTGCTTGAGGCACTGGGTATTGATTACATCGATGAATCGGAAGTGCTTACGCCCGCAGATGAAGAGCATCACATTGACAAGGATGGGTTTACTATCCCTTTTGTGTGTGGCGCCAGAGACTTGGGCGAGGCCTTGCGGCGAATTGGTGAAGGCGCGGCCATGATCCGCACGAAAGGCGAGGCGGGCACCGGAAATGTTGTGGAAGCCGTTCGGCACATTCGCACTGTCAATGGCGCAATTCGCCGCCTGCAGAGCATGCGTCCCGATGAGCTCATGGCGCAAGCAAAGGAACTTGGAGCCCCCCATGCGCTTGTCGTGGAAGTAGCGGAACGTGGTGCATTGCCTGTTGTCAATTTTTCTGCGGGAGGCATCGCTACGCCGGCGGATGCCGCGCTCATGATGCAACTGGGTTGCGACGGGAACTTCGTCGGCTCCGGCATATTCAAATCGGAAGATCCGCCAACGCGGGCTAACGCAATCGTCAAGGCAACAACCCATTACGAGGATTCTCAGATTGTGGCCGAAGTCTCCCGTGGTCTGGGCGAGCCGATGTCAGGTCTTGACGTGCGCTCTATGGCTAGTGAAGAATTACTTGCCGTACGAGGATGGTAG
- the pdxT gene encoding pyridoxal 5'-phosphate synthase glutaminase subunit PdxT: MNVGVLALQGDVREHVEALGDLGVDANLVKLPRDLEDLQGIIIPGGESTTIGKLMVFYDLLEPIRDRICAGKLAVWGTCAGMILLAKNVDGHDQPLFRAMDVDIQRNAFGSQIDSFESEVTIRCIDGEPFPAVFIRAPVVRSVGPNVDVLGRLPSDGGIVAIQQERMFATAFHPEIVKDRRLHRYFLTLCSHVD; encoded by the coding sequence ATGAACGTCGGTGTTTTAGCGCTTCAAGGTGACGTTCGCGAGCACGTTGAGGCGCTTGGCGACTTGGGCGTAGACGCCAACTTGGTTAAGTTGCCCAGGGATCTTGAAGACCTCCAAGGGATCATCATCCCCGGCGGCGAGAGCACTACCATCGGTAAGCTGATGGTATTCTATGACTTATTGGAACCCATCCGTGACCGCATATGTGCGGGTAAGTTGGCAGTGTGGGGCACCTGCGCTGGGATGATTTTGCTCGCCAAGAATGTCGATGGGCACGATCAGCCGCTGTTTAGGGCTATGGATGTCGACATTCAGCGCAATGCATTTGGCAGCCAGATTGATAGCTTCGAGTCTGAAGTTACCATTCGATGCATTGATGGGGAACCATTCCCCGCTGTCTTCATACGTGCCCCGGTGGTCAGGTCCGTAGGGCCGAACGTGGATGTGCTGGGGCGGCTTCCTTCCGATGGGGGCATCGTTGCCATTCAGCAAGAGCGGATGTTTGCCACGGCTTTCCACCCTGAAATCGTGAAGGACCGTCGTTTACACCGGTATTTTCTCACGCTCTGCTCGCACGTCGACTAA